A window from Rhineura floridana isolate rRhiFlo1 chromosome 17, rRhiFlo1.hap2, whole genome shotgun sequence encodes these proteins:
- the IGFALS gene encoding insulin-like growth factor-binding protein complex acid labile subunit codes for MLLPARMRKKEESALAVILFCLLVATSQHLEAGATKEHANPERQKCPSPCACSYDDRSDELSIYCSLRNLTSLPEDVPRVVRLLWLDGNNFTSLPALAFRNLSSLEFLNLQGSQLSSIEQHAFHGLEELYSLVLQHNRLRSLMPNIFLHLQNLVSLHLNNNQFSKIEEGVFAGLSNLWYLNLGWNSLVVLPDKVFHDLPNLRELILAGNKLHYLQHQLFYSLSELRELDLSGNSLKGIKGNIFTKLQKLQKLYLNQNQINAIAPRAFLGMKSLRWLDLSHNRLTMLFEDTFLGLLSLHVLRLSSNSIASLRSRTFKDLQYLEELQLGNNKIRSLQERAFDKLSQLEVLTLNNNQLQEIRTGAFLGLSNVAVMNLSGNCLKTLPDFTFRGLTQLHSLHLENSCLSRIRPQMFSNLSSLRRLFLQHNAIAAIEEHSLSDLHELLDLDLKHNRLSRLSPNQFAGLRNLEYLLLSSNQLQEISPEAFAPLLRLSWLDLSNNFLETLEGDVFKSFSKLEYLNIRNNSLRTFPVGWLSPLPTLAQLWLEGNKWQCNCSLKGLRDYALEHPSVVLRYTQSITEGDTPVYTYNNITCLSPREVAGLDLRDLPETHFADC; via the coding sequence AATCGGCGTTGGCGGTCATTCTCTTCTGCCTGCTGGTAGCAACGTCTCAGCACCTCGAAGCAGGAGCCACCAAAGAACACGCCAACCCTGAAAGGCAGAAGTGTCCCAGTCCCTGCGCTTGTAGTTACGACGACCGCAGCGATGAGCTGAGTATCTACTGCAGCTTGCGCAACCTCACGAGCCTTCCTGAAGATGTGCCCAGGGTTGTGAGGCTGCTGTGGCTGGACGGCAACAATTTCACTTCCTTGCCAGCTCTTGCTTTCCGAAACCTCTCCAGCCTGGAATTTCTCAACCTTCAGGGCAGCCAGTTGTCAAGTATTGAACAGCATGCCTTCCATGGCTTGGAGGAACTCTACTCCTTGGTCCTCCAACACAACCGGCTGAGGTCATTGATGCCCAACATCTTCCTCCACCTACAGAACCTGGTTTCCCTACATCTCAACAACAACCAGTTTAGTAAGATTGAAGAAGGCGTGTTTGCTGGACTCTCCAATCTCTGGTACTTGAACCTTGGATGGAACTCCTTGGTGGTCCTACCGGACAAAGTCTTTCATGACCTACCCAACCTAAGGGAGCTGATCCTGGCTGGCAACAAGCTTCATTATCTCCAGCACCAACTGTTCTATAGCCTCAGTGAGCTGAGAGAGCTGGACTTGAGTGGGAATTCCTTGAAAGGCATCAAGGGCAACATCTTCACAAAGCTTCAAAAGCTGCAGAAGCTCTACCTGAATCAGAACCAAATCAATGCCATTGCCCCGCGGGCTTTCTTGGGCATGAAGTCTCTGAGATGGCTGGACCTCTCCCACAACCGTCTCACCATGCTGTTTGAAGACACCTTCCTGGGTCTGTTGAGCCTGCATGTCTTGCGTCTTTCCAGCAATTCCATTGCCAGCCTGAGGTCAAGGACCTTCAAAGATCTCCAGTACTTGGAGGAGCTGCAGCTGGGAAACAACAAGATCAGAAGCTTGCAGGAAAGGGCCTTCGACAAGCTTAGTCAACTGGAGGTTCTTACACTCAACAATAACCAGCTCCAAGAGATCAGGACTGGAGCTTTCCTTGGCCTTTCCAACGTGGCTGTGATGAACCTCTCTGGGAATTGCCTTAAGACTCTTCCGGATTTCACGTTCAGGGGACTGACCCAACTGCACAGCCTCCACCTGGAAAACAGCTGCCTCAGTAGGATCAGGCCACAAATGTTCTCCAACCTTTCCAGCCTCCGGAGGCTGTTCTTGCAACACAACGCCATTGCAGCCATCGAGGAGCACAGCCTAAGCGATCTGCATGAACTCCTTGATCTGGACCTCAAGCACAATCGGCTGAGCAGACTCTCCCCTAACCAGTTTGCTGGCCTCCGGAATTTAGAGtatctcctcctttcctccaatCAGCTGCAAGAGATCTCTCCCGAAGCCTTCGCCCCACTTCTGCGCCTCTCCTGGCTCGACCTCTCCAATAACTTTTTAGAAACACTGGAGGGTGACGTCTTTAAGTCCTTCTCCAAACTGGAAtatctgaacatcaggaacaatTCGCTCAGAACCTTTCCGGTGGGTTGGCTGAGCCCTTTGCCGACGCTCGCCCAGCTATGGCTGGAAGGGAACAAGTGGCAATGCAATTGCTCCCTGAAAGGACTTCGAGACTATGCCCTGGAGCACCCCAGTGTGGTCCTGCGGTACACGCAGTCCATCACAGAAGGGGACACTCCTGTATATACCTACAACAACATCACTTGCCTTAGCCCAAGGGAGGTGGCGGGACTTGACCTACGGGACCTCCCAGAAACCCACTTTGCTGACTGCTGA
- the NUBP2 gene encoding cytosolic Fe-S cluster assembly factor NUBP2 isoform X1: protein MEEEAAMEDRGNLAGVQHIILVLSGKGGVGKSTISTELALTLRHAGKKVGILDVDLCGPSIPRMLHVQDQDVHQCDSGWVPVFVGQDKSIALMSIGFLLEKPDDAVIWRGPKKNALIKQFVSDVTWGELDFLIVDTPPGTSDEHISTVESLRPYKPLGAILVTTPQGVSVGDVRRELTFCKKTGLRILGIVENMSGFVCPHCSECTNLFSKGGGEELAKHAGVPFLGCVPLDPQLSQSLEEGRDFLQEFPKSLAFPALASIAQQILVGASPYSS, encoded by the exons ACAGAGGCAACCTGGCCGGGGTCCAACACATCATCCTGGTTCTGTCGGGCAAGGGGGGAGTGGGGAAGAGCACCATCTCGACCGAGTTGGCCTTGACTTTGCGTCACGCCGGGAAAAAG GTCGGGATCCTGGACGTGGACCTTTGTGGCCCCAGCATCCCTCGCATGCTCCATGTGCAGGACCAAGATGTTCACCAGTGCGACAGTGGCTGGGTGCCCGTCTTTGTTGGCCAAGACAAAAGCATTGCCCTGATGTCAATTGGCTTCCTTTTGGAGAAGCCGGATGATGCAGTGATATGGAGAGGGCCAAAGAAAAATG CTTTGATTAAACAGTTTGTCTCTGATGTTACCTGGGGAGAACTTGACTTCTTGATTGTGGATACGCCCCCTGGGACGTCGGATGAGCACATCTCCACAGTAGAATCCCTTCGACCTTATAAGCCGCTCGGGGCAATTCTCGTTACAACACCACAG GGGGTTTCTGTGGGGGACGTGAGGCGAGAGCTGACGTTCTGCAAGAAGACAGGATTGCGGATCCTTGGGATTGTGGAGAACATGAGCGGCTTCGTCTGCCCACATTGCTCG GAATGCACAAATCTCTTTTCCAAAGGGGGTGGAGAGGAGCTGGCAAAACACGCTGGAGTCCCATTTCTAG GATGCGTGCCCCTGGAcccccagctcagccagagcttggaagaaggCAGAGATTTCCTCCAGGAGTTTCCCAAGAGCTTGGCTTTCCCTGCACTAGCCAGTATCGCCCAGCAGATCTTGGTGGGGGCATCTCCTTACAGCTCCTGA
- the NUBP2 gene encoding cytosolic Fe-S cluster assembly factor NUBP2 isoform X2, with the protein MEEEAAMEDRGNLAGVQHIILVLSGKGGVGKSTISTELALTLRHAGKKVGILDVDLCGPSIPRMLHVQDQDVHQCDSGWVPVFVGQDKSIALMSIGFLLEKPDDAVIWRGPKKNALIKQFVSDVTWGELDFLIVDTPPGTSDEHISTVESLRPYKPLGAILVTTPQGVSVGDVRRELTFCKKTGLRILGIVENMSGFVCPHCSDACPWTPSSARAWKKAEISSRSFPRAWLSLH; encoded by the exons ACAGAGGCAACCTGGCCGGGGTCCAACACATCATCCTGGTTCTGTCGGGCAAGGGGGGAGTGGGGAAGAGCACCATCTCGACCGAGTTGGCCTTGACTTTGCGTCACGCCGGGAAAAAG GTCGGGATCCTGGACGTGGACCTTTGTGGCCCCAGCATCCCTCGCATGCTCCATGTGCAGGACCAAGATGTTCACCAGTGCGACAGTGGCTGGGTGCCCGTCTTTGTTGGCCAAGACAAAAGCATTGCCCTGATGTCAATTGGCTTCCTTTTGGAGAAGCCGGATGATGCAGTGATATGGAGAGGGCCAAAGAAAAATG CTTTGATTAAACAGTTTGTCTCTGATGTTACCTGGGGAGAACTTGACTTCTTGATTGTGGATACGCCCCCTGGGACGTCGGATGAGCACATCTCCACAGTAGAATCCCTTCGACCTTATAAGCCGCTCGGGGCAATTCTCGTTACAACACCACAG GGGGTTTCTGTGGGGGACGTGAGGCGAGAGCTGACGTTCTGCAAGAAGACAGGATTGCGGATCCTTGGGATTGTGGAGAACATGAGCGGCTTCGTCTGCCCACATTGCTCG GATGCGTGCCCCTGGAcccccagctcagccagagcttggaagaaggCAGAGATTTCCTCCAGGAGTTTCCCAAGAGCTTGGCTTTCCCTGCACTAG